From Skermanella sp. TT6, a single genomic window includes:
- a CDS encoding response regulator, translated as MLTILVIDDEPQIRRFLRISLTASGYRVLEAETGAGGIEAAAGERPDLVILDLGLPDIDGQEVITAIREKGPVPIIVLSVRSDETDKVEALDRGADDYMVKPFGIGELMARIRAASRPRGGAETDPDRLVVGGLTIDLARRLAVRDGVEQRLSPKEHALLSLLVRNRDKILTHGQILKEIWGPAHAHDTVYLRVYVNQLRQKLEADPGHPVLIITEPGVGYRLRTGSPTG; from the coding sequence ATGCTGACGATCCTGGTGATCGACGACGAACCGCAGATCCGCAGGTTCCTGCGGATCAGCCTGACCGCGTCGGGCTATCGCGTGCTGGAAGCTGAGACCGGCGCGGGAGGGATCGAGGCCGCCGCGGGGGAGCGGCCCGACCTGGTGATCCTGGACCTGGGCCTGCCGGACATCGACGGGCAGGAGGTGATCACGGCGATCCGCGAGAAGGGCCCCGTCCCGATCATCGTGCTGTCGGTCCGGTCCGACGAGACGGACAAGGTGGAGGCGCTGGACCGCGGGGCCGACGACTACATGGTCAAGCCGTTCGGAATCGGCGAGCTGATGGCCCGCATCCGCGCCGCGTCGCGCCCGCGCGGCGGTGCCGAGACCGATCCGGACAGGCTGGTTGTCGGCGGGCTGACGATCGACCTGGCCCGGCGCCTCGCCGTCCGGGACGGTGTCGAGCAGCGCCTGTCGCCCAAGGAACACGCGCTGCTCAGCCTGCTGGTCCGCAACCGCGACAAGATCCTGACCCACGGCCAGATCCTGAAGGAGATCTGGGGACCCGCCCATGCCCACGACACCGTCTATCTCCGCGTCTATGTCAACCAGCTCCGTCAGAAGCTGGAAGCCGACCCCGGCCACCCGGTCCTGATCATCACCGAACCGGGCGTCGGCTACCGGCTCAGGACGGGCAGTCCCACGGGCTGA
- the recQ gene encoding DNA helicase RecQ, translating to MSGGRPAHGRDAALETLQRVYGYDAFRGQQARIIDHVIAGGDALVLMPTGGGKSLCFQIPALVRPGVAVVVSPLIALMRDQVDALRQVGVNAAYLNSSLDWRDAAEVERQVAQGELDLVYVAPERLVTPRFLDLLERSRVCLFALDEAHCVSQWGHDFRPEYLQLSILHERFPTVPRVALTATADEQTRADIQARLNLGDAKVFIDSFDRPNITYRVMPKQEPKRQLWSFIQTHHAEDAGIVYCLSRAKVDETAAWLAAQGRETVPYHAGLDAQTREANQDRFIKGEGVIVVATVAFGMGIDKPNVRFVAHLDLPKSMEAYYQETGRAGRDGLPADAWMAYGLSDVVAMRQMLESSEAPVEIKRIERHKLEALIGFCETAACRRQVLLNYFGEVLPEPCGNCDTCLEPVETFDGSIAAQKALAAVYRTGQMFGTGHLIDVLRGTVTEKVAKFGHDQIKTFGVGSDMSKQEWGSVYRQLVAAGYLKVDHEGYGALHLTRSATPVLKGQQGIRLRRDNQAAVKKSLRAQRGSRGGSSAPAVLGPADDDLWHKLKACRLELARAQGVPPYVIFHDSTLLEIVRQKPRDAWRMGQIAGVGASKLERYGEAFLDVVRRHG from the coding sequence CTGTCCGGCGGCCGGCCGGCCCACGGCCGGGACGCGGCGCTGGAAACGCTTCAGCGGGTCTACGGCTATGACGCCTTCCGCGGCCAGCAGGCGCGGATCATCGACCATGTGATAGCCGGCGGCGACGCCCTGGTGCTGATGCCGACCGGCGGCGGCAAGTCGCTGTGCTTCCAGATCCCGGCCCTGGTGCGTCCCGGCGTCGCGGTCGTGGTCTCGCCGCTGATCGCCTTGATGCGCGACCAGGTCGACGCCCTGCGCCAGGTCGGGGTCAACGCCGCCTACCTCAATTCCTCGCTCGACTGGCGCGACGCCGCCGAGGTCGAGCGGCAGGTGGCGCAGGGCGAGCTGGACCTGGTCTACGTGGCGCCGGAGCGGCTGGTCACGCCCCGCTTCCTCGACCTTCTGGAGCGCAGCCGGGTCTGCCTGTTCGCGCTGGACGAGGCGCACTGCGTGTCCCAGTGGGGGCACGATTTCCGGCCGGAATATCTCCAGCTCTCGATCCTGCACGAGCGGTTCCCCACGGTGCCGCGCGTGGCGCTGACCGCGACCGCCGACGAGCAGACCCGGGCGGACATCCAGGCGCGCCTCAACCTGGGCGACGCCAAGGTCTTCATCGACAGCTTCGACCGGCCCAACATCACCTACCGCGTGATGCCCAAGCAGGAGCCGAAGCGCCAGCTCTGGTCCTTCATCCAGACCCACCATGCCGAGGACGCCGGCATCGTCTATTGCCTGAGCCGCGCCAAGGTGGACGAGACGGCGGCCTGGCTGGCCGCCCAGGGCCGCGAGACCGTGCCCTACCATGCCGGCCTGGACGCCCAGACGCGGGAGGCCAACCAGGACCGCTTCATCAAGGGCGAGGGCGTGATCGTGGTCGCCACGGTCGCCTTCGGCATGGGCATCGACAAGCCCAACGTGCGCTTCGTCGCCCACCTGGACCTGCCCAAGAGCATGGAGGCCTATTACCAGGAGACCGGGCGCGCCGGCCGCGACGGGCTGCCGGCCGACGCCTGGATGGCCTACGGGCTGTCCGACGTGGTCGCCATGCGCCAGATGCTGGAATCCAGCGAGGCCCCGGTCGAGATCAAGCGGATCGAGCGCCACAAGCTCGAAGCCCTGATCGGCTTCTGCGAGACCGCCGCCTGCCGCCGGCAGGTGCTGCTGAACTATTTCGGCGAGGTGCTGCCGGAACCCTGCGGCAACTGCGACACCTGCCTGGAGCCGGTCGAGACTTTCGACGGCAGCATCGCGGCGCAGAAGGCGCTGGCCGCCGTCTACCGGACCGGCCAGATGTTCGGCACCGGCCACCTGATCGACGTGCTGCGCGGCACCGTGACGGAGAAGGTCGCCAAGTTCGGCCACGACCAGATCAAGACCTTCGGCGTCGGGTCGGACATGAGCAAGCAGGAATGGGGCTCGGTCTACCGTCAGTTGGTGGCCGCCGGTTACCTCAAGGTCGATCACGAGGGCTACGGCGCGCTCCACCTGACCCGGTCGGCCACCCCGGTGCTGAAGGGCCAGCAGGGCATCCGGCTGCGCCGCGACAACCAGGCTGCGGTCAAGAAGTCGCTGCGCGCCCAGCGCGGCAGCCGCGGCGGCAGCAGCGCCCCCGCCGTGCTCGGCCCGGCCGACGACGACCTGTGGCACAAGCTCAAGGCCTGCCGGCTGGAGCTGGCGCGCGCCCAGGGCGTGCCGCCCTACGTCATCTTCCACGACAGCACCCTGCTGGAGATCGTCCGCCAGAAGCCGCGCGACGCCTGGCGCATGGGCCAGATCGCCGGCGTCGGCGCCAGCAAGCTGGAGCGCTACGGCGAAGCCTTCCTGGACGTGGTCCGGCGGCACGGCTGA
- a CDS encoding sensor histidine kinase, whose amino-acid sequence MAEADRPSPEALLAEANRERRGRLKVFLGAAPGVGKTYAMLEAARDQRLDGVDVVAGIVETHGRRDTQALLDGLEVVPRRPVEYRDLTFREMDLDAILKRRPKLALVDELAHTNVPGSRHLKRHQDVEEILAAGIDVYSTLNIQHLESLNDVVERIAGIRVRETVPDGVLQTADEIELIDLPPQTLIKRLAEGKVYVPDQARRAIDHFFSAGTLTALREMALRAAAERVDAQMVNYMRAHAIPGPWPTRERILACVGDGGAVMRLVRTAKRTADRRQAPWMAVHVETWRHAGLPEEAKNRISDALRLAGQLGAETRVIQGESVVAELLDFARARNVSQIIAGRPRGGRLPFLRRRNVTAELLARADSFDVTVVGGEDEGEAKPPPAAVRRKRLDWNGYAVAAVATVAASACGYGLSLFLDLPNISLIYLMAVLLVAIRHGLGPSIAVSVASFMSYNFFFTDPLFTFDIADTRNILTVVFFLITAFITSNLAARVRAQVEATRLSARRTANLYDFSSRIAAAADQDDVLWAVVHHVASTLRGRSLVLLPEDGRLAVRAGFPPEDRLDDKARAAADWAWANAQPAGRGSATLPTSDWLFLPLKTGRGPVGVLGVQIEAAGRLLSPEESRLLDTLADQAALAIERTNLVADIEHARLATETERLRSALLSSLSHDLRTPLVSILGAASSLVSYEGTLKPADRLELAQTIQEEAERLNRFVQNLLDMTRLGSGQLRPRTDWVDLRDIVASAIERAKKLLRRRTVKVEIDPAVPLLRLDPMLMEQVVFNLLDNACKYSPPGTPVTVWAVARGDRVIVEVCDQGPGIAPEDRERIFDMFYRVEEGDSRTAGTGLGLAICRGIVEAHGGRISAQPGLNGAGTCIVMRLPTAPPPEVVE is encoded by the coding sequence ATGGCCGAAGCCGACCGCCCCTCGCCCGAAGCGCTGCTCGCGGAAGCCAACCGCGAGCGGCGCGGCCGCCTCAAGGTCTTCCTGGGTGCCGCCCCCGGCGTGGGCAAGACCTACGCCATGCTGGAAGCCGCGCGCGACCAGAGGCTCGACGGCGTGGACGTGGTCGCCGGGATCGTCGAGACCCATGGAAGGCGCGACACCCAAGCCCTGCTCGACGGGCTGGAGGTGGTGCCGCGCCGGCCGGTCGAGTACCGCGACCTGACCTTCCGCGAGATGGACCTGGACGCCATCCTGAAGCGTCGGCCGAAGCTTGCGCTGGTGGACGAGCTGGCGCACACCAACGTCCCCGGCAGCCGGCACCTGAAGCGGCACCAGGACGTCGAGGAGATCCTGGCCGCCGGGATCGACGTCTATTCGACCCTCAACATCCAGCACCTGGAAAGCCTGAACGACGTCGTCGAGCGCATCGCCGGCATCCGGGTGCGCGAGACGGTGCCCGACGGCGTGCTCCAGACCGCCGACGAGATCGAGCTGATCGACCTGCCGCCGCAGACGCTGATCAAGCGGCTGGCGGAGGGCAAGGTCTATGTCCCCGACCAGGCGCGCCGCGCGATCGACCATTTCTTCTCCGCCGGGACCCTGACCGCGCTGCGCGAGATGGCGCTGCGCGCCGCCGCCGAGCGGGTCGACGCGCAGATGGTCAACTACATGCGCGCCCACGCGATCCCGGGGCCGTGGCCGACCCGCGAGCGCATCCTGGCCTGCGTCGGCGACGGCGGGGCGGTGATGCGGCTGGTCCGCACCGCCAAGCGGACGGCGGACCGCCGTCAGGCGCCATGGATGGCGGTGCATGTGGAGACCTGGCGCCACGCCGGATTACCGGAGGAGGCCAAGAACCGGATCTCGGATGCCCTGCGGCTGGCCGGGCAGCTGGGCGCCGAGACCAGGGTGATCCAGGGCGAGTCCGTCGTCGCCGAGCTGCTGGACTTCGCCCGCGCCCGCAACGTCAGCCAGATCATCGCCGGCCGGCCGCGCGGCGGCAGGCTGCCGTTCCTGCGCCGGCGCAACGTCACGGCTGAGCTGCTGGCCCGCGCCGACAGCTTCGACGTGACGGTTGTCGGCGGCGAGGACGAGGGGGAGGCCAAGCCGCCGCCGGCCGCCGTTCGCAGGAAGCGCCTGGACTGGAACGGCTACGCCGTCGCGGCCGTGGCGACCGTGGCGGCCTCGGCCTGCGGCTACGGCCTCAGCCTGTTCCTGGACCTGCCCAACATCTCCCTGATATACCTGATGGCGGTGCTTCTGGTCGCGATCCGCCATGGGCTGGGGCCGTCGATCGCCGTGTCGGTCGCCAGCTTCATGTCGTACAACTTCTTCTTCACCGACCCGCTGTTCACCTTCGACATCGCGGACACGCGGAACATCCTGACCGTGGTGTTCTTCCTGATCACGGCCTTCATCACCAGCAACCTGGCCGCCCGCGTCCGCGCCCAGGTGGAGGCGACCCGGCTGAGCGCCCGGCGGACCGCCAACCTCTACGACTTCAGCAGCCGGATCGCCGCGGCGGCCGACCAGGACGACGTGCTGTGGGCCGTGGTCCACCACGTGGCGTCCACGCTGCGCGGCCGATCGCTGGTCCTGCTGCCGGAGGACGGCCGGCTCGCCGTCCGGGCCGGCTTCCCGCCTGAAGACAGGCTGGACGACAAGGCGCGGGCCGCCGCCGACTGGGCCTGGGCCAACGCCCAGCCGGCCGGCCGGGGCTCCGCCACGCTGCCGACCTCGGACTGGCTGTTCCTGCCGCTGAAGACCGGGCGCGGGCCGGTAGGCGTGCTGGGCGTCCAGATCGAGGCCGCGGGCCGGCTGCTCTCGCCGGAGGAAAGCCGCCTGCTCGACACCCTGGCCGACCAGGCAGCCCTGGCGATCGAGCGCACCAACCTGGTGGCCGACATCGAGCACGCGCGCCTGGCCACCGAGACCGAGCGGCTGCGCTCCGCCCTGCTCTCCTCCCTCTCGCACGACCTGCGCACGCCGCTGGTCTCGATCCTGGGGGCCGCCTCCAGCCTGGTCTCCTACGAGGGGACGTTGAAGCCCGCCGACCGGCTGGAGCTGGCCCAGACCATCCAGGAGGAGGCCGAGCGGCTGAACCGCTTCGTGCAGAACCTGCTGGACATGACGCGGCTGGGCTCGGGCCAGCTCAGGCCCCGCACCGATTGGGTGGACCTGCGCGACATCGTGGCGTCGGCGATCGAGCGGGCGAAGAAGCTGCTGCGCCGCCGCACGGTCAAGGTCGAGATCGACCCGGCGGTGCCGCTGCTTCGCCTGGACCCGATGCTGATGGAGCAGGTGGTCTTCAACCTGCTCGACAATGCCTGCAAATACTCGCCGCCGGGAACGCCGGTCACCGTCTGGGCGGTCGCGCGCGGGGATCGGGTCATCGTCGAGGTCTGCGACCAGGGGCCGGGGATAGCCCCGGAGGACCGCGAGCGGATCTTCGACATGTTCTACCGGGTCGAGGAGGGCGACAGCCGGACCGCCGGGACCGGCCTGGGCCTGGCGATCTGCCGCGGCATCGTCGAGGCGCATGGCGGCCGCATCTCCGCCCAGCCCGGCCTGAACGGCGCCGGCACCTGCATCGTCATGCGCCTGCCGACGGCGCCGCCGCCGGAGGTGGTTGAATGA
- the kdpF gene encoding K(+)-transporting ATPase subunit F, whose protein sequence is MSIDLILGGIVAAGLLAYLGYALLRPERF, encoded by the coding sequence GTGTCGATCGACCTCATCCTCGGCGGCATCGTCGCGGCCGGGCTGCTGGCGTATCTGGGCTATGCCCTGCTGCGCCCGGAACGGTTCTGA
- a CDS encoding right-handed parallel beta-helix repeat-containing protein, giving the protein MAYSPLTLSSLAKSAVPGVGSAKPTNLLWVDDNASGGGDGSSASPFKTIQAAIDKATPGTAVMVKSGTYNGSVSLDDASGTNGKPVWLVSADGQGAAKIIASSGKPGISAYGEDYLVIKGFTIQGGTEGIKLTQSGSHLKNLTTNIVIEDNHISGSSIDGIKLAQARYVAVTGNTVEDFGREEGIDNVYVRDAVIAYNDISDATKSGNRSGITVKAGSEDIKILYNDISDVLDGIIVGGYSSQPGKVYPGGIDYQAKDITVSGNHVYDLAKRAVNVLGGSDSVISDNKFDPNNSYPTVVNVASDNHGNRSEDIRILDNIVEASKWLTVQSGNASGLVTSGNTQDGGLTLLGIGADALSY; this is encoded by the coding sequence ATGGCATATTCTCCCCTGACGCTCAGCTCCCTGGCCAAGTCGGCCGTTCCCGGCGTCGGCAGCGCCAAGCCCACCAACCTGCTGTGGGTCGATGACAATGCCTCGGGCGGCGGCGACGGCTCCTCGGCATCGCCGTTCAAGACCATCCAGGCGGCGATCGACAAGGCGACGCCCGGCACCGCGGTCATGGTCAAGTCCGGCACCTACAACGGAAGCGTCTCGCTGGACGACGCGAGCGGTACCAATGGCAAGCCGGTCTGGCTGGTTTCGGCCGACGGCCAAGGCGCGGCGAAGATCATCGCGTCCTCCGGCAAGCCCGGCATCTCCGCCTACGGCGAGGACTATCTCGTCATCAAGGGCTTCACGATCCAGGGCGGGACCGAGGGCATCAAGCTGACCCAGAGCGGCAGCCACCTGAAGAACTTGACGACCAACATCGTCATCGAGGACAACCATATCAGCGGTTCCAGCATCGACGGCATCAAGCTGGCCCAGGCCCGGTATGTCGCGGTGACCGGCAACACCGTCGAGGATTTCGGCCGGGAGGAGGGCATCGACAACGTCTATGTCCGGGACGCCGTGATCGCCTACAACGACATCAGCGACGCCACCAAGTCCGGCAACCGGTCGGGCATCACCGTCAAGGCCGGTTCGGAAGACATCAAGATCCTCTACAACGACATCAGCGATGTGCTCGACGGCATCATCGTCGGCGGCTACAGTTCGCAGCCCGGCAAGGTCTATCCCGGCGGCATCGACTACCAGGCCAAGGACATCACGGTGTCCGGCAACCATGTCTACGACCTCGCCAAGCGCGCGGTCAACGTCCTGGGCGGCAGCGACAGCGTCATCTCCGACAACAAGTTCGACCCGAACAACAGCTATCCCACGGTGGTGAACGTCGCCTCCGACAATCACGGCAACCGGTCGGAGGATATCCGCATCCTCGACAACATCGTGGAAGCCTCGAAGTGGCTGACGGTCCAGTCCGGCAACGCGTCCGGCCTCGTCACCAGCGGGAACACCCAGGACGGCGGGCTGACGCTGCTCGGCATCGGGGCGGACGCGCTGAGCTACTGA
- the kdpC gene encoding potassium-transporting ATPase subunit KdpC, which produces MFKELKPALKMLAVLTLITGVLYPLAVTGIAGVLFPVQAHGSLVQRDGRTVGSALIAQPFARPEHFQPRPSAVGYEAAASGASNLGPSSGKLAEEVRARTAAQQAANPDAAARGPVPAELVTASGSGLDPHLSPEAALWQVPRIAKARGIPEADLRALVGRLTEGRTLGVFGEPRVNVLMLNLALDGT; this is translated from the coding sequence ATGTTCAAGGAACTGAAACCGGCCCTGAAGATGCTGGCCGTGCTGACACTCATCACCGGCGTGCTCTATCCGCTGGCCGTCACCGGGATCGCCGGGGTGCTGTTTCCCGTCCAGGCGCACGGCAGCCTGGTGCAGCGCGACGGCAGGACCGTCGGCTCCGCGCTGATCGCCCAGCCCTTCGCCCGGCCGGAGCATTTCCAGCCCCGGCCCTCGGCGGTCGGGTACGAGGCCGCCGCCTCCGGCGCCTCCAACCTGGGGCCGTCCAGCGGGAAGCTGGCCGAAGAGGTCCGGGCCCGGACCGCGGCCCAGCAGGCGGCCAACCCGGACGCGGCGGCGCGCGGCCCGGTTCCGGCCGAGCTGGTGACGGCGTCGGGCAGCGGGCTCGACCCGCATCTGTCGCCGGAAGCCGCGCTGTGGCAGGTACCCCGCATCGCGAAGGCGCGCGGGATCCCGGAGGCCGACCTGCGGGCGCTGGTCGGCCGCCTGACGGAGGGCAGGACCCTGGGCGTTTTCGGCGAGCCGCGCGTTAACGTGCTGATGCTCAACCTCGCTCTCGACGGGACCTGA
- the kdpB gene encoding potassium-transporting ATPase subunit KdpB — protein MSHRTSEISLFDAGIAAQAAGAAVGKLDPRELARNPVLFVTAVVAALTTVLFVRDLVIGGGGGGGAGLAVAGQITAWLWVTVLFANFAEAVAEGRGKAQAASLRRTKTETTTRRLADPAATEWQSVPAAGLRAGDFVVVEAGEVIPGDGDVVAGIATVDESAITGESAAVIRESGGDRSAVTGGTRVVSDRIVVRITVNPGESFLDRMITLVEGAKRQKTPNEIALNILLAGMTIIFLVVVVTLEAFARYSGITLPVVFLVALLVTLIPTTIGGLLSAIGIAGMDRLVRFNVIAKSGRAVEAAGDIDTLLLDKTGTITLGARQAAEFAPVSGVDERDLAEAAFLASLADDTPEGKSIVALAGRRFGFQRVETAGFAFVPFTAQTRMSGVDMPSGLGTEPVRIRKGAADAIARHVGEGAVPRDLRQAVERIAKAGGTPLVVAKGGRVLGAIHLKDIVKPAIRERFATLRRMGIRTVMITGDNPLTAAAIAAEAGVDDFLAEATPERKLELIRQEQAEGKLVAMCGDGSNDAPALAQADVGVAMNTGTQAAREAGNMVDLESDPTKLIEIVMIGKQLLMSRGALTTFSIANDVAKYFAIVPALFVAAYPQLEALNVMGLGSASSAILSAIIFNALVIVALIPLALKGVRYQPAGAASLLRRNLLVYGLGGLVVPFIGIKLIDLGVNALGLA, from the coding sequence ATGAGCCACCGCACTTCCGAGATTTCCCTGTTCGACGCCGGCATCGCGGCCCAGGCGGCGGGCGCCGCCGTCGGCAAGCTCGACCCGCGCGAGCTGGCCCGCAACCCCGTCCTGTTCGTGACCGCCGTCGTCGCGGCCCTGACCACCGTCCTGTTCGTCCGCGACCTGGTCATCGGCGGCGGCGGGGGCGGCGGCGCCGGCCTCGCCGTGGCCGGCCAGATCACGGCCTGGCTGTGGGTCACCGTGCTGTTCGCCAACTTCGCCGAGGCGGTCGCCGAAGGCCGGGGCAAGGCCCAGGCGGCCAGCCTGCGCCGCACCAAGACGGAGACCACCACCCGAAGGCTGGCCGACCCGGCCGCTACGGAGTGGCAGTCGGTCCCCGCCGCCGGCCTGCGGGCCGGCGACTTCGTGGTGGTGGAGGCGGGCGAGGTGATCCCCGGCGACGGCGACGTGGTCGCCGGCATCGCCACGGTGGACGAATCCGCCATCACCGGCGAGTCCGCCGCCGTCATCCGCGAGAGCGGCGGCGACCGCTCGGCGGTGACCGGCGGCACCCGCGTCGTGTCGGACCGGATCGTGGTCCGCATCACCGTCAACCCCGGCGAGAGCTTCCTGGACCGCATGATCACGCTGGTCGAGGGCGCCAAGCGCCAGAAGACCCCCAACGAGATCGCGCTGAACATCCTGCTGGCCGGCATGACCATCATCTTCCTGGTGGTCGTGGTGACGCTGGAGGCCTTCGCCCGCTATTCCGGAATCACCCTGCCCGTGGTGTTCCTGGTGGCCCTGCTGGTCACGCTGATCCCGACCACCATCGGCGGGCTGCTGTCGGCGATCGGCATCGCCGGCATGGACCGGCTGGTGCGCTTCAACGTCATCGCCAAGTCGGGCCGCGCGGTCGAGGCGGCGGGCGACATCGACACGCTGCTGCTGGACAAGACCGGGACCATCACCCTGGGCGCCCGGCAGGCGGCGGAGTTCGCCCCCGTCTCCGGCGTGGACGAGCGCGACCTGGCGGAAGCCGCCTTCCTCGCCTCGCTGGCCGACGACACGCCGGAGGGCAAGTCGATCGTGGCGCTGGCCGGACGCAGGTTCGGCTTCCAGCGGGTGGAGACGGCGGGCTTCGCCTTCGTCCCCTTCACCGCGCAGACCCGGATGAGCGGCGTGGACATGCCGTCCGGGCTCGGCACCGAACCCGTCCGCATCCGCAAGGGCGCCGCCGACGCGATCGCCCGCCATGTCGGGGAGGGCGCCGTGCCGCGCGACCTGCGCCAGGCGGTCGAGCGGATCGCCAAGGCCGGCGGCACGCCGCTGGTGGTGGCGAAGGGCGGCCGGGTGCTGGGAGCCATCCACCTGAAGGACATCGTCAAGCCGGCGATCCGGGAGCGTTTCGCGACCTTGCGCCGGATGGGCATCCGGACCGTCATGATCACCGGCGACAACCCGCTGACCGCCGCCGCGATCGCCGCCGAGGCCGGGGTGGACGACTTCCTGGCGGAGGCCACGCCCGAGCGCAAGCTGGAGCTGATCCGCCAGGAGCAGGCCGAGGGCAAGCTGGTCGCCATGTGCGGCGACGGTTCCAACGACGCGCCGGCGCTGGCCCAGGCCGACGTGGGCGTCGCCATGAACACCGGCACCCAGGCGGCCCGCGAGGCCGGCAACATGGTGGACCTGGAGAGCGACCCGACCAAGCTGATCGAGATCGTGATGATTGGCAAGCAGCTGCTGATGAGCCGCGGCGCGCTGACCACCTTCTCCATCGCCAACGACGTGGCGAAGTATTTCGCCATCGTCCCGGCGCTGTTCGTGGCTGCCTATCCCCAGCTGGAGGCGCTGAACGTGATGGGCCTGGGCAGCGCCTCCAGCGCGATCCTGTCGGCGATCATCTTCAACGCGCTGGTCATCGTGGCGCTGATCCCGCTGGCCCTGAAGGGCGTCCGCTACCAGCCGGCGGGAGCCGCCAGCCTGCTGCGGCGGAACCTGCTGGTCTACGGGCTCGGTGGCCTGGTCGTGCCGTTCATCGGCATCAAGCTGATCGACCTGGGCGTCAACGCCCTGGGCCTGGCCTGA
- the kdpA gene encoding potassium-transporting ATPase subunit KdpA translates to MDSAGTLQIALYLVILTAATPILGGYMARVFGNGPAPFDRALGPVERGVYRLCGVDPRAEQHWTGYAASLLAFNLLGLLLLYALLRLQDWLPLNPQGMAGMDPDLAFNTAVSFATNTNWQAYGGEAALGYLAQMAGLTVQNFVSAATGIAVLMALIRGFARRGSRTVGNFWADLVRGTLYLLLPLAFAMALFLVWQGVPQNLDAYFTAETVEGGRQLIAQGPAASQVAIKQIGSNGGGFFGVNSAHPYENPTPASNLVQMLFLLLVAAGLTDSFGRMVGDRRQGRAIFAAMAIMLVAGIAVAVWSEAGNMEGKEVRFGIANSALWAVATTAASNGSVNAMHDSFMPLGGMVAMVNMMLGEVVFGGVGAGLYGMMIFVLLAVFIAGLMVGRTPEYLGKKIEAREIKLAMIAALTVPFGVLGLSSLSLVVPGAAASIQEPGPHGLSELLYAYASGTGNNGSAFGGFGADTLFHNTAIGFAMLFGRFLVILPVLAIAGSLAAKKTLPESAGTFPTHGPLFVALLVGTVLIVGGLTFFPALSLGPVAEHLALARGAPFADMNR, encoded by the coding sequence ATGGACTCCGCCGGAACCCTCCAGATCGCCCTCTATCTCGTCATCCTCACCGCCGCGACGCCGATCCTGGGCGGCTACATGGCGCGCGTGTTCGGCAACGGCCCCGCCCCGTTCGACCGGGCGCTGGGTCCCGTCGAGCGCGGCGTCTACCGCCTGTGCGGCGTCGATCCCCGGGCGGAGCAGCACTGGACCGGCTATGCCGCCTCGCTGCTGGCGTTCAACCTGCTGGGCCTGCTGCTGCTCTACGCGCTGCTCCGCCTCCAGGACTGGCTGCCGCTGAACCCGCAGGGCATGGCCGGCATGGACCCGGACCTCGCCTTCAACACGGCGGTCAGCTTCGCCACCAACACCAATTGGCAGGCCTATGGCGGCGAGGCGGCGCTCGGCTACCTCGCCCAGATGGCGGGGCTGACCGTGCAGAACTTCGTTTCCGCCGCGACCGGCATCGCCGTGCTGATGGCGCTGATCCGGGGGTTCGCCCGGCGCGGCAGCCGGACGGTCGGCAATTTCTGGGCCGACCTGGTGCGCGGCACGCTGTACCTGCTGCTGCCCCTCGCCTTCGCCATGGCGCTGTTCCTGGTGTGGCAGGGGGTGCCGCAGAACCTGGACGCCTATTTCACCGCCGAGACCGTGGAAGGCGGTCGCCAGCTGATCGCCCAGGGGCCGGCGGCGTCCCAGGTCGCGATCAAGCAGATCGGCTCCAACGGCGGCGGCTTCTTCGGCGTCAACTCGGCGCACCCTTACGAGAACCCGACGCCCGCCTCCAACCTGGTGCAGATGCTGTTCCTACTGCTGGTCGCGGCCGGGCTGACCGACAGTTTCGGCCGGATGGTCGGCGACCGCCGCCAGGGCCGGGCGATCTTCGCCGCCATGGCGATCATGCTGGTGGCCGGCATCGCCGTCGCGGTCTGGTCCGAAGCGGGCAACATGGAAGGCAAGGAGGTCCGCTTCGGCATCGCCAACTCCGCCCTTTGGGCGGTCGCCACCACCGCCGCCTCCAACGGCTCGGTCAACGCCATGCATGACAGCTTCATGCCGCTGGGCGGCATGGTAGCGATGGTCAACATGATGCTGGGCGAGGTGGTGTTCGGCGGCGTCGGCGCCGGCCTCTACGGCATGATGATCTTCGTGCTGCTGGCGGTCTTCATCGCCGGGCTGATGGTCGGCCGCACGCCGGAATATCTCGGCAAGAAGATCGAGGCGCGGGAGATCAAGCTGGCCATGATCGCGGCGCTGACCGTGCCCTTCGGGGTGCTGGGACTCTCATCCCTGTCGTTGGTCGTGCCCGGCGCAGCGGCCTCGATCCAGGAGCCGGGACCGCACGGCCTGTCGGAACTGCTCTACGCCTACGCGTCGGGCACCGGCAACAACGGCTCGGCCTTCGGCGGCTTCGGCGCCGACACCCTCTTCCACAATACGGCGATCGGGTTCGCCATGCTGTTCGGCCGCTTCCTGGTGATCCTGCCGGTGCTGGCGATCGCCGGGAGCCTGGCCGCCAAGAAGACGCTGCCGGAATCGGCCGGCACCTTCCCGACCCACGGGCCGCTCTTCGTCGCGCTGCTGGTCGGCACCGTGCTGATCGTCGGCGGCCTGACCTTCTTCCCGGCGCTGTCGCTGGGGCCGGTAGCCGAACATCTGGCGCTCGCCCGGGGCGCCCCCTTCGCGGACATGAACCGATGA